The proteins below are encoded in one region of Oenanthe melanoleuca isolate GR-GAL-2019-014 chromosome 4A, OMel1.0, whole genome shotgun sequence:
- the ATP1B4 gene encoding protein ATP1B4 encodes MDRNSSTSGMEGQLRSPRQKVENNHEETVQNPDREKDEPKADMGSKTWADLAGEMKIFLWNPEERTCLGRTAKSWGLILLFYIIFYTCLAGMFAFCLYVMLLTLSPYTPRFRDRVSPPGVMIRPYLNGFTIAFNVSQPNTWQPYVDSMHHFLAAYDDKVQEEKNIECVPGQYFIQGGSDSEEKKACQFKRSLLQNCSGIEDPTFGYSKGQPCILLKMNRIIGYRPGAGVPVSVDCKVQKGNESHLRSVDFYPGNGTFDLMYYPYYGKFTHVNYTSPLVAMHFTDVQKNYLVPIQCSLNGKGIINDLNSDRFLGRIIFTLSIGK; translated from the exons ATggacaggaacagcagcaccagtgGCATGGAGGGTCAGCTCAGGAGCCCCAGACAGAAGGTG GAAAATAACCATGAGGAGACGGTCCAGAATCCTGACAGAGAGAAGGACGAGCCTAAGGCAGACATGGGGAGCAAAACCTGGGCAGACCTGGCTGGGGAGATGAAGATATTCTTGTGGAACCCAGAGGAGAGAACATGCTTGGGAAGAACAGCCAAGAGCTGGG GCTTGATCTTACTGTTTTACATCATTTTCTACACGTGCCTGGCGGGAATGTTTGCCTTCTGCCTGTATGTGATGCTGCTCACGCTGAGCCCCTACACGCCCCGGTTCCGGGACCGCGTGTCGCCGCCAG GAGTGATGATCAGACCATACTTGAATGGGTTCACCATTGCCTTCAATGTCTCCCAGCCCAACACGTGGCAGCCCTACGTGGACAGCATGCACCACTTCCTGGCAG CTTATGATGACAAAGTTCAGGAGGAGAAGAACATCGAGTGTGTCCCAGGGCAGTACTTCATCCAAGGGGGAAGTGACAGTGAGGAGAAGAAGGCCTGCCAGTTCAAGCGCTCGCTGCTGCAGAACTGCTCTGGCATCGAGGACCCAACGTTTGGCTACTCCAAGGGCCAGCCCTGCATCCTGCTGAAGATGAACCGG ATCATAGGCTACCGCCCTGGTGCCGGGGTCCCCGTGAGCGTGGACTGCAAAGTGCAG AAAGGCAATGAGAGTCACCTCAGGTCGGTGGACTTCTACCCTGGGAACGGGACATTTGACCTCATGTATTACCCCTACTATGGCAAGTTCACCCAT GTCAACTACACCTCCCCACTGGTGGCTATGCACTTCACAGATGTGCAGAAGAATTACTTGGTCCCCATCCAGTGCAGTCTGAATGGGAAAGGAATTATCAACGACCTGAACAGTGACCGCTTCCTGGGCCGAATCATCTTCACACTCAGCATTGGGAAGTAG